A DNA window from Impatiens glandulifera chromosome 7, dImpGla2.1, whole genome shotgun sequence contains the following coding sequences:
- the LOC124910188 gene encoding nudix hydrolase 25-like, which produces MEDLPSGYRPNVGVCLINSDDQVFVASRLNVPGAWQMPQGGIEDDEDPKTAAMRALREETGIISAEIIAEVTKWITYDFPPAVKTKVSRVWGGEWFGLAQKWFLMRLMTKDESEINLANVEADAEFSDWKWVKPEEVVEQAVEYKRPAYEQVMTTFRRYIAPSAKTAKCVSSKW; this is translated from the exons ATGGAGGATTTGCCATCCGGTTATCGCCCCAACGTCGGAGTCTGCCTCATCAACTCCGACGATCAG GTTTTTGTGGCTTCTAGATTGAACGTTCCAGGAGCATGGCAAATGCCTCAG GGAGGAATTGAAGATGACGAAGATCCAAAGACTGCTGCAATGCGGGCATTGCGAGAAGAAACTGGCATAATCTCAGCTGAAATAATAGCAGAG GTCACAAAATGGATTACTTACGATTTCCCACCAGCTGTGAAGACCAAAGTGAGCCGTGTTTGGGGAGGTGAATGGTTTGGACTGGCTCAGAAATG GTTCCTTATGAGGTTAATGACAAAAGATGAAAGTGAGATCAACTTAGCCAATGTAGAAGCAGATGCAGAATTCTCGGATTGGAAATGGGTGAAACCCGAAGAGGTTGTTGAGCAAGCAGTGGAGTATAAGAGGCCTGCATATGAACAAGTCATGACAACTTTCAGACGTTACATTGCTCCAAGTGCCAAAACGGCTAAATGTGTCTCATCAAAATGGTGA
- the LOC124909812 gene encoding agamous-like MADS-box protein AGL80: MARKKVKITYILNNNVRKNTFKKRKLSVVKQLDELTTLCDIEACTFMYSDFDPQPFVWPSMDEVRRLITKYQSFPKAGQGKRKVNQETFTRQRLQKLQEKLRKREREIRHNEMTHIMFQSMMNPQNAMSSLSTEDLKELARVIVQNLMEVKRTMDSSSFNPLPPQFDFEGSGVGGSQQLAWSQDDFMPPTHGGFGSYMAPNMTCPPPVMEFSPPNMGFELPDTRFETNYMNFQHPNLEFQPPNMGFELPNIDPNMEFQPLPSDFPQNGMSYPSNPPPFPHYHNADMGPHDPSSH, translated from the coding sequence ATGGCTAGAAAGAAAGTTAAGATTACTTACATTCTCAATAATAATGTGAGAAAAAACAcattcaagaaaagaaaacttaGTGTTGTGAAGCAACTAGATGAACTCACCACTCTCTGTGACATTGAAGCGTGTACCTTCATGTATAGTGACTTTGATCCCCAACCTTTTGTTTGGCCGTCCATGGATGAAGTACGAAGACTCATCACGAAGTACCAGAGTTTTCCGAAGGCTGGTCAAGGAAAACGAAAGGTCAACCAAGAGACCTTTACGAGGCAAAGGCTCCAAAAACTACAAGAGAAACTAAGAAAACGTGAAAGAGAGATCCGTCATAACGAGATGACGCATATCATGTTTCAATCAATGATGAATCCACAAAATGCTATGTCAAGCCTTAGTACCGAAGATTTGAAGGAGCTAGCTAGAGTTATCGTTCAAAACTTGATGGAGGTTAAGAGGACGATGGACTCCTCCTCTTTCAACCCTCTTCCTCCCCAATTTGATTTTGAAGGGAGTGGAGTTGGTGGTAGCCAACAACTTGCTTGGAGCCAAGATGATTTCATGCCTCCAACTCATGGGGGATTTGGCTCTTACATGGCGCCCAACATGACATGTCCTCCTCCGGTCATGGAGTTTTCGCCTCCTAACATGGGGTTTGAACTTCCTGACACTCGATTTGAGacaaattatatgaatttccaACATCCTAACTTGGAATTTCAGCCTCCTAATATGGGGTTTGAACTTCCTAACATTGATCCTAACATGGAATTTCAGCCTCTGCCATCTGATTTCCCGCAGAATGGCATGTCATACCCGAGCAACCCACCTCCATTTCCTCACTACCATAACGCAGACATGGGGCCACATGATCCATCTTCACATTAA